The window GGGGTGAAgatatgcaaataaaaaaaaaaaaaagaaaaaaaaaaggaaaaagaaattaaacaaaaatgaaaaatattcaataggtaataaagagaaagcatagaatgagattaaaaaaaaaaaaaaaagaaagaaagaaaggagacgaacgaaaacaaaattttcaatgcGGGATAAAGAGGACAGCTATAGgatgagattaaaaaaaaaaataaataaataaaaaataaaaaaaaaggaaaaagaaacgactgGAACGCGTGGCCTCTCTTAATTTAAGGTCCTTCTTCTTAAAACCCATCCCACCCTTCTTCCACTCTTCAccccacatacacacacatatacacacatacatattcttttatccttcttctccaAATCTGTCATCCTTGTTCAACTACTGTTTGCATGCATCTCCCTTTCCAACGTCCTTTACTCGAATGGAAGGTGgatatcttccttcttccatGTGGCAGCTGTCGTTCTCCTTCAAGAACAACGAATCCAGCAAcagctcttctctctttctctctctttttcactctttctctctccttcttttccaacGACGGTTGTTCAGTCGATCTCTTGCCCTCAAACTCGCAAGACGCTTCGAGTGTTATCTCCTTGTATATAaaggatattttattattatacattcgtTTTAATAGTgaattgtttctcttttttctctctttatatacacacacacacacacgtgtgtgtgtgtgtattaaatttttataagattttttttcattcaaaaattTGCTTCCACTGAGTTTCTAGTAAAGCCGActttagtaaatatttttttatttatttatatatatatatataaatgtgtgtgtgtgtgtattttttttgctATCGGTTTTAATATCTCCGATTTATTCTGCTTTAtaattgcttctttttttttcttttttttttttggtgatCGTTATATCGACGATCGGTGTGCGATTCGATCGTGATCAGCGTTgacaagtattttttttcctccaacATTTTGCATCCTGAATGAGACGCAATATTGAAGtgaatattattgaattaaacaaatatatgtgtgtgtatgtgtatttatgaAGGATCGGTTTTAAATGCATCGtttcaatattaatacatttttaatatcgttatatacaATGTTGTATAAATTCGTTATAACAAATGTTGTTGATATGttttgatatagatatagtaaattacaaaaaataatacattatatataaattatataatgttgcattagaaatattgatcgctattaaaatatatcagcAACTCGTCGGATTCGTAATATTCACTTAAGATACATGTAAGatacatgtaatataaaagTGTTCAATACGTgaataattaacttttatcGTGAATTTcacaaaatcaattttataattatcacgcgaagaataaaataaaagagaagaaaaataaaaaggcaaAAGAAATTTCGACGAGGAAACGatgcgagaaaaaagatgtagATTACGCGATGTTAATATGAATTCGATCGTAGATCGTGATTCGCGAAAAATGACTAGATTAGACGAAAATCATTCGAAATTagttatatcgaatatacaGAATCGTTCTCAACGTTTTTCAACGATGTGTGGAAATTATTCCAACGAGATGATGATACATTATACTAGAAGATCGAAGAGTGGTCTTTTTTTGGAGGAGACCCATAGAAGAGACCAAGATTTTGGTTACCTTTGTAACTCGTCGTTACTGTTGGGGTACGTTTTTAAAACCAGTAATgtctttttaaagaataaaacttCGTAGTACAGTACTTTCCTCTTAAACTAGAAAGAACGAAGGGTgcatttttaattcgaaaataaaaatgattttatttcttgctCCAGACTACTAagcttgaaattattatatacgtatatatacatatattacatatgtatatataataattataatacttgataaatatttgataatatctgataaatattataattaataatttatgagtGAGTGTGTGAGTGAATAAGTGTATATAGGATGACCCATTTCAGTCGATAAACAAATATACTGTAAATAGAATCTAATAAAACTACAGTTTCGAtctgtttataatttataaagaataaaaataaaaaactaattattataGGAAAGCATTatcagaaaaattatatttttccttgaaaaaattttaattattaacttgaataaaaaaaaaaaaaagaaaggaaacacccatacgcacacgcatacacacatagattcaaaatataaaaatacgtattCTTTCTAAATggtatctttatatattacgtatgtatgtagcatataaacgtatataaaagtaatatgaaAAGACTAATTACTATACTCTAGCTTCGTGAGAGAAAGGTGATTGTATGAAACGTTTAAAGGATAGAATTACAAGGTGGGAAAATCGTTCAGTACTTATTATCAacgtttcattatattttttcttttacttattctTAAAACACTTGACATCGTTACGTCGAGTAAATAGGTtaaacgttttttctttctttctttctttctgtttttctttctttttttttttttttaattctctcttgctctctttctttctctcgctcttattttcttagatatagaaaagttttctttttgaaaatttcttcgttcgaaattcACGCATGATTGGTAACTTTTATTGCTAAATGTATCGGACACCCTGTGAATAATCGAGCGCACCTGGCGACAAAACCacaacttctctctctctctctttctctctctctgcgatTATGAAAACtgtatattattgattttggAGAACgtataggaagaaagagagagagagagagagagactggtTTCAGTTGAATCGGTGATTATGAGTGTGGTCTAAATCACCGATGAACAAGCTTTGTTCTATAATGAAGCAAAATTGAAAACTTTAATATTCCGGATTCGGATACGCAACGAacgtgatattaaatattctcttgtaatatgtatatcacggaaaaacaatttttgttttatatgtaatatgattGATATAATGAAGTTTTAATTTGTACGACGATTGTTATTTTTCGTTCgcctataaatttttttactcgactttgtttatcgttaataaatttttcgttatCGTGGGATATATTTGCAACTGCGAttctaattacatttttattttttttttttatgattgtacgtaataatcgattttaagtattaatatataatagagtgaatttttataatgacgAATGGAGattcatattttaatcgaaatattaattttttaccgGTGTAATAagttttcgtttgaaaatatatacgatatatccGCAATTaggaacattttatttaaaaatgattttcccATAAGCAAAAGTATATTTGTATTTGagagataattctttttttcattctttgtttcctttttctcttgtaattttttttaaagcacaTAAAAAACATAATACGACTTGTATACCAACACTTTCATAATCGCCGGTTCACTTATCTAATCTTTTggtatgaatataaaataaaaaattagaaaaaaaaaaaaaagaaaaagtaaaagaaaaggataaaaaaataaataaaagtatgatATCATCATGTACATACTCGGAACTTTATCTACCAAGGACACTTTTTCATttaggatcgatcgatgacCATCGTGTGTCGAAACAATAGGTacttccccctttctctctctttctctcttcctttctatctttcgatAATGAACGAAAGCCCCGAGAAAATTGCATTTGCTAATCACGCGAAGCGGATATTAAAATAGAGAGGCACGTAACTAGCGTTTTTTaaatgagataataaaaaacggGGAATAGATATAATCGCGTTGACCTTGAATTTGATTATCCTGTTTCCACGCCCCGtctagaaatatatatgtatataatatatctgttGATaacagatatgtatatatatatttatatatttatttatttatttatttatttaaagtgGATTTAAAGTGGATCTTTCAAACggtttccctttcttttcttttttcttttcatttttaataaatgtttatttataaagtagTCTTGAATTTATAGCTTGAAAATTATCGAATGCGGGTAGAATGCGTCGGTAGATCGGTATTTTATTTGTGGGTTGAAGTCAAGAGAAATCCAATTAAGACGAGCTTCGTGcatctcattattattattattgttattattattattattattattattattaatattattactattattattactattattaatatcttagcacgtaatatattaatacgtgtaaatagaataatattataatacgacgttagtatatattataatactagtaatattatactaataatactatattagtatactattataaattactatatattattatattatatatcattaacaaTATAGTCACCGTGTTacattgtattaatattaaatcacaaaaaatatattaacttttatacacacacaaaatatatagtacatacaCATGTTATAATATTCCAAAGATAAAATATCCAAATAGTCgagagattttttatatacgtataaccATATTTAAAATCCTCTTAACATCATATTACCTTTTGTTGCAGTTTTCCGCAAAAGATGGAAAGGCCGTCGCACAGTTCGAACGTTAATCAAATGCATGGAGGTGGCAACGTACACGGCGTTTATTCATCTGGAAGTCAGACCAGTCTCTCAACTTCCTACGTTACTGGACAATCTTATATGCAGGGACAAAATTACGTACACGGTGCATACTCATCGCCCAATGTACATACAGGCTATCCTCATACGAGTTATTCTCAACCACAAAGTTATGGTACCATGGTACAGGGATATGGTGGACAACCCCAAATGGGTTATCAACAAAATCATCTTAAAAAGGGAACCGTACGAAACGGTGACGTCTTGAAGAGATGCAGACTTCAAACTGCGTAAGTCTCTTTGTTGAAcccatttcttttatttcttattttcttcttttcttttctttttctaacccTTCCTTCCCGTgtcattatcttttcttctacctATCTTCGTTGTTTATCTAACAGTAGAACAAGAAAGATACACCCCTGCAATATTTAAAAGTCCGCGAGCATAAAATAAGAGGAGACTTCTTCCTGACCCAAAATCTTGAAggtttctgtctctgtctatctttgtCTCGGTCTcaatctctgtctctatctctgtctccgtctctctcgtTATTCTTCTTACAAGATACACAAGTCGAACGAGTCGATCCGATCGATTACGGTCTTGACTTACTTTTACGGGTGTACTTGCTCACTCGCCAAGGTTCGATCACGTTTTTATGAAAGAACGGTTGAGTTATGCgggtgaagagaaaaagagtggatagaaagagagaaagagagaaaagtccgTGAGACGCTTGTTAAAAGGTCGACCTAATTAGCAGAGAAGATGTCGGGAGATGAAGTGGGGTAGAGAGGGGTTAGGAAAAGGGGTAGGAGTACTTAAggtcgaaaagaaagaaaagtgaaaaagattcttcctcttcttcttcctcctcctcttcatcttcttcttcttcctctacttcttcttctaagtACTGAACTTTGTATATCTTTCGACAGATACGAACTATCTCAGGATCTTCTTGACAAGCAAATCGAGATGCTAGAACGAAAATATGGCGGCGTTAAGGCAAGGAATGCGGCATTGACGATACAACGTGCGTTTAGGAGGTACACATTGTTGAAAAAATTCGCTGCCATAACGGCAATGGCAAAGGCGGAGAAAAGATTGAGCAGAAAACTACAGGACCCTGTAGATCGTCCAGTTAACGCAACTGATCACGAAAGGATGGCCTATCACAgtcagatatatatacaacagaATCAAACGGCGAACAGGCCGATGCCTATAAGGAGTATGTCGCTTAGGGAGAGGAGACACGTCGATAATTCGCAATCGCCAATACCAAGAAGTCAAAGTGGCAGGTGTGAGATTCAAataggtggtggtggtggtggacaTCAACACGTTAATCATAGCTTGCATCAAAGTGGTAGGCATACACCATCTTTGGCACCTAGCCCGTGCAACAGACATCAGCCTTTACCTCCTAGCCCTTGCTGGGAATCGAGTTCTCAGGAGAGTGGTTCCAGCATTCATTACTACAATCCACAGGTAACTTAACAAtcgatagtagtagtactagtagtaatagtagaagtagtagtagtagagtagtagtagtagtagtagtagtagtagtagtagtagtagtagtaatagtgatGGTACTACTAATGgtattagtaataatagtaatagtagtactGCTAGTAACGGTAGGTAGTAGAAACGTCACCCTCGGCGGACCTTGCCGGGCTATCGGTTTACTTACGAATAATATTGATACCGTCTACCTCTCTCCATCGCCTTGAAATTCTGTTAAACTATCGGTATATAGATACAGTAGGCGCGTAAAAATGATCTTATATGAaatttccttccttcattcGTAAAGCGATCCTACGTGCTAAGATATcgtatttatcttatatacgtTCCAAACtattttacatatacgtatatatacgcacatgtacaaatatatatatatatatatgtatgtatgtatgtatgtatgtatgtatgtatgtatgtatgtatgtatgtatctatgtatgttttcccttatatcgaatcgattgGATTAATTTATCAGTAGTTCGAGTCTATAGTCTTGTTGTTGTTTAATCGTTTTTAGGATACCTTGTGTGGTCTTAGACAAGATACACCCCCTAGAGATTTACTTCGAACGCCATGCACTTCTCCGTCTGGGCCACACAATCTTCAGACCCCGATATCGCAGAACTGGAACAACACGAGCCAACTTAGCTCTGCCGGTAGATCCAGGGGTGGTTCCGGTAAGAAAGTACCACCGGAAGTTCCAAAAAGAACGTCTTCCATCACGTCGAGATCAATGGAACCGCGTCACAATGGTCTGAGCAAAAGCGTAGAAAACGGTAGCCTGAGCTCCGTCCAAAGTTCCGGTAGCGACTCCACCAACTGTGAGAGTTCCGAGGGTGACGCTCAGAGAGGGTCACCGGTATGGAAACACAAAGGAATCGTAAGATCATTTTCGCTTTGTTCATTTGCACATATATTGAAACACAGAAAGACacatgcaaatatatatatatatatgtacatatataatatataatatatataaatatataaagaaagatatgtatatatatatatataaacttttcacttttcttcatatttttgaataaatttcattcgtttaatgAGATTTTTATTGTTTGACTTTGACAAATTAGTCGAGTTCACCCGAACATCAAGATTGTGCAAGTCATACTACCGACACtggaacgataataaatagcGTGAAGGATCTCGGCCATTCCCATGCTAGTTCCAGTTATCAATTACCATTAATGGATCATGCCGATTCAATGCCACAAACGAGTTATAAAGTATCAGAGACCGTAAGAAAACGCCAATATAGGGTTGGATtaaatcttttcaataaaaagcCAGAAAGAGGAATAAGTTATTTAATAAGACGTGGATTCCTTGAGAACAGTCCGCAAGGAGTTGCGAGGTTTTTAATTAGTAGAAAGGGATTATCGAAACAAATGATCGGAGAATATCTTggaaatttacaaaatacttTTAACATGGCTGTACTCGAGTAagtgttattttaattattacatcaattaagaaaaaggaaacgcaTATCGTTTTCGACGATCTATCTTACGTTAACTCGTTGTTCAcgattcgtcttctttttctttttttcttcttcttcttctcatccgttttctttttttctatttttttttttttgttttatttttttagatgcTTCTCGCATGAACTAGATTTATCGGGGATGCAGGTCGACGTTGCACTGCGAAAATTCCAAGCGTATTTCAGAATGCCCGGGGAGGCACAAAAGATCGAACGTTTGATGGAAGTATTCAGTCAACGTTACTGCCAATGTAATCCTGACGTTGTCTCGAGATTACGTTCGGCCGATACAGTATTTGTTTTGGCATTTGCAATAATCATGCTAAATACAGATTTACATACGCCGAATCTAAAACCAGAACGTAGAATGAGACTCGATGACTTCGTTAAGAATCTCAGGGGTATCGACGATTGCGGTGACATTGATAAGGACATACTCGTTGGCATTTACGAGAGAGTTAAGGACAACGAATTTAAACCGGGCTCCGATCACGTATCTCAAGTTATGAAGGTCCAAGCTACGATAGTTGGGAAAAAACCAAATATGGCTTTGCCGCATAGAAGATTGGTCTGTTATTGTAGATTATACGAGATACCGGATATTCACAAGAAGGAAAGACCTGGGGTACATCAAAGGGAGGTCTTCCTTTTTAACGACTTACTCGTTGTTACCAAAATTttgagtaagaaaaagaacagcGTTACGTACACGTTCAGACAAAGTTTTCCACTTTGCGGAATGGTCGTGACATTATTCGAGGTTCCTCGTGAGTATAAAtgtcataatatttattagagatgataagaaaaaaaaaaaaaaaggaaagaaaaaaaagagaagaaataaataaataaagaaagaaagaaagaaagaaagaaatgtatatacacatagaaaaagagatacgcATTCgcatgtattatattttaatcggtCATAATAAAACTTCCGTAGATTATCCGTATGGAATAAGATTGTCTCAACGGGTCGATGGCAAAGTCCTAGTCACATTCAACGCCAGGAACGAACACGATAGATGTAAATTTGTTGAAGATCTTCGCGAGTCGATAAGCGAAATGGACGAAATGGAAACATTGAGGATCGAAACGGAATTGGAACGGCAAAAAAGTAGCAGAGGTGCGAGAGGGGGTGCCGAAAATAGAGATTCTGGTGTAGCCGACGTAGAAGTTTGTCCTTGTCCAGGACCATGTTCCGAAAGATCAGAAACAGTCGACATGGATACACAATTGAAACGTTCCGCTCTGAGTAACTCGTTACTAGATATACACGAACAATGTaagaatttaaatagaaaaatcacGATAGGGATATAATGAATGATCATCGCTCTgcgatgttatttttattttaattgatacaccgcattaattatttatcatatattttcagTCGCCGGTGAGAAACCGCAACGTCGTGGGAGCGTAGGCTCGTTAGATAGCGGTATgtcaatttcatttcaatctaCTTCTGCGAGTTCTATGAGCCAGGGTATTAAACATCCTGGACAACAAGTGCATCCTGTTCACCCAGGTGCTACGATTCCTGGTGGTAGCAAAGGTCTCACTCAACAGCCATCTTTTTTAGGCGGCCTCTTTGCTAAACGCGAACGAAAGCTATCGCAGTCGGATGACTCAACACCTTATAGCCGTACTACGGAAGTATAATGTATCCTTCcaatagtatatatgtaagattAAAAAGTGAAAACAAACTATGCTCGGTTTTATTTTAGTACGCTTTGTGAAAATACTTGATTGTCAATGTGGGATAgattacgattattaaatatttatgatcaaACAAaatgtgagaaaaaaaaaaaagagaaaagaaagaaaaaaaataacaaaaaatcgGCGTCAATATACtgttttaaattaaagataccaaatcattttatctttatatcatACCTATACACCATTGTCTCTCATCGTCatattgtatttatacgaatttatGTTAATCGTAAATCggtttttaaaatcattatattgtctatgtaatataatattataatcggAAGACATTGCACTTTTACAATTGTATAATCATGCGTgcacattttatattattgtatcgtTATATTCAAGtacgtattatattacttGGAATTTTTCTAGGTCCGAAATACAATGTTAAAAAGTTAAAGCCGATGGGAGGGGAAAGGGATGGGTAGCTCAGAAAGTTCCTACATGGGCCAAAAGTTTCTTGATGATTTTAGAGATCAATTACTCCTTCTACGAGATCTTAcggattaatttcttttcttttctcctattactttattctttcctttgaGATGGCAAAACTATGAGcctatgatataaatatatataaaacaatctCGGAAAAGAGTAActgagatatttaaaaatcacttTAAGAACTTTTTCTGGGAATCCGCCCGTGAACTTTCGTGTATGAAACCctgtatttgaaaaattttttcattaaggaaggtagaaaaaaagaacaaagaaaaaaataataaaaaaaaaaaaaaaaaaaaggatcgtaatgaaaaaggaaattttatttaacgacaACGGTGTATATCGCGAAGCgcactaaaaaaaaattgacagaCAGAAGGAATACACTAATACTTAAGAGAAAACACGTcggtatataaatttattggaTTGGGCAGGATCCAATCGTCATGATCGCTTGGACGTTCTCTGACAAATTTTAAAAACAGATTTTCCTCTATCGAAAATGTGTATAGTATTTATTTGCCCTAATGTCTAACGCGCAGAAGGGTTTTcccttttcatatattatatttataacatatggaaaggatgtgtgtgtatgtatgcgtgtacgtgtgcgtgtgcgtgtgcgtgatTATGAACGGTccatttgtatttgtattataaataatcaatacaTTATTGTGACACGTGTATACCATCATGATTAATTTGAGAAAGGATTAaggaatttatttgataaaaaagtgaaataaacaaattcgaTTTGTAAAAGGAATCTATTGATAACGATAACGCAagtattattgctattattactcatgcaattgtaaataataataataattattattattatattataataataaataaataaataaataaataaataaataaataaataatattaattagattaacaatatattcattaattgttgttattattattataattataacaacaattaattaataataatataataacaataaaaacaacaacaacaataataataataataataataataataataataatagtaatagtaataataataagaataaaaataagaataagaataataacgtAAAATAGTTACACGTGTAATAATTCATCTATGTAACAGAAGCTTAAAGCGATGAATTGATAAGTAATCCCTGTCAGTGTTTTAGGTGCATGTTGATGTTTTAACGATTTTCTAACGATAATGCATTTTTTGGTGTGACACACTCATTGATCAAGAATacgaaagtataatatatatacatatatatgatttttattatcatatgaTAATACACTACTAATTCATTTGAAAATCAGGGtcgaagagatagatattattatgtcTGAAATGTGAAACACATTTCTGCATACTTGCGTACCCCTGTCTGGTAATAATTATAGTACTTGtagacaaatttataataatcaactCTATTTATTGAATgttagagagaagagaaaaaaagatgaacttGTAGTAAACGTTTAAGATAAAANNNNNNNNNNNNNNNNNNNNNNNNNNNNNNNNNNNNNNNNNNNNNNNNNNNNNNNNNNNNNNNNNNNNNNNNNNNNNNNNNNNNNNNNNNNNNNNNNNNNNNNNNNNNNNNNNNNNNNNNNNNNNNNNNNNNNNNNNNNNNNNNNNNNNNNNNNNNNNNNNNNNNNNNNNNNNNNNNNNNNNNNNNNNNNNNNNNNNNNNNNNNNNNNNNNNNNNNATATTCATTCtgacgataaattaattttcatcggTCTaacaatgaatttaatttgtctttttttcttttgtcgtcgttccttttttctttctttctttctttctttcttttttttttttctttcattttttgcgaaaataaacatattcacattctttcaaataatatcattgtatatttaatttgtttaatcatTTCGAGCCTATGTTGTGTCGTCAAATCcccttaattatttttctatcaattcAGATTCAATAAACATCAAGAATTTCAAGCTAGTCCGTTTCTCGtctcaaaatatatatatatatatatatatatatatatatatatatatatatatatcaaaatgattcattaattaaGCATAAATAGTATTCAATTAAATGGTTCCATAGAATGTAGTCGAGtactaatatataaatccagtaataatagtaataataataataataataataataataataataataataataataataaaataataataatattaataatattaataatagtaataataacaataatgataataataacaaacaaaactTATATAGAATGATAAAGCaaagatttgtaaaaaaaaaaaaaaaaaaaagaaaaaatccatTTTTCTGGACccatatgtaattaaaaacaacTCATGCTCGTCGGATTTATGTTATGAACGATATATTacgttttttatcttatttttcacATTACACATAGTAAATCATTGTCAACGTTTGTAATTAGTCATTCATAATAATCgaagtaaatttaaaaaagaaaagaagaaaaaaaaaaaagcagaaaaatatatatatatataaatatatatacttaaaataaaatataaaataaaaaataaaaatacattcaaATAATATACACAGCTTgaaatgagaaattaaaagaatccAAATCTTTCACAATATGATTAACGATCATTCTACGTTATTATTCGTGTTAAAGTATATAGATCTTACAAAGATGAGAAAACGTTCGAGATTTGCATAATA is drawn from Vespula pensylvanica isolate Volc-1 chromosome 10, ASM1446617v1, whole genome shotgun sequence and contains these coding sequences:
- the LOC122632550 gene encoding IQ motif and SEC7 domain-containing protein 1 isoform X3 codes for the protein MYTMIEQRDNDRLGCSQQTQHHCYQVIRTTRVHQSSRSSRMVSVQEKVIRSRLQLGYSTPTSFINRFPQKMERPSHSSNVNQMHGGGNVHGVYSSGSQTSLSTSYVTGQSYMQGQNYVHGAYSSPNVHTGYPHTSYSQPQSYGTMVQGYGGQPQMGYQQNHLKKGTVRNGDVLKRCRLQTAYELSQDLLDKQIEMLERKYGGVKARNAALTIQRAFRRYTLLKKFAAITAMAKAEKRLSRKLQDPVDRPVNATDHERMAYHSQIYIQQNQTANRPMPIRSMSLRERRHVDNSQSPIPRSQSGRCEIQIGGGGGGHQHVNHSLHQSGRHTPSLAPSPCNRHQPLPPSPCWESSSQESGSSIHYYNPQDTLCGLRQDTPPRDLLRTPCTSPSGPHNLQTPISQNWNNTSQLSSAGRSRGGSGKKVPPEVPKRTSSITSRSMEPRHNGLSKSVENGSLSSVQSSGSDSTNCESSEGDAQRGSPVWKHKGISSSPEHQDCASHTTDTGTIINSVKDLGHSHASSSYQLPLMDHADSMPQTSYKVSETVRKRQYRVGLNLFNKKPERGISYLIRRGFLENSPQGVARFLISRKGLSKQMIGEYLGNLQNTFNMAVLECFSHELDLSGMQVDVALRKFQAYFRMPGEAQKIERLMEVFSQRYCQCNPDVVSRLRSADTVFVLAFAIIMLNTDLHTPNLKPERRMRLDDFVKNLRGIDDCGDIDKDILVGIYERVKDNEFKPGSDHVSQVMKVQATIVGKKPNMALPHRRLVCYCRLYEIPDIHKKERPGVHQREVFLFNDLLVVTKILSKKKNSVTYTFRQSFPLCGMVVTLFEVPHYPYGIRLSQRVDGKVLVTFNARNEHDRCKFVEDLRESISEMDEMETLRIETELERQKSSRGARGGAENRDSGVADVEVCPCPGPCSERSETVDMDTQLKRSALSNSLLDIHEQFAGEKPQRRGSVGSLDSGMSISFQSTSASSMSQGIKHPGQQVHPVHPGATIPGGSKGLTQQPSFLGGLFAKRERKLSQSDDSTPYSRTTEV